In Atopobium sp. oral taxon 416, the genomic stretch ATTCCATGGGCATGACGGTCCAGGAATTCGCGCAGGCCGCACTCAAAGGCAAGCGCCCAGTGGACCTCGGCAGCCGCTGCACGGTCTTTATGAACTCTCGCGTCAAGCAGGCGCAGAAGGAAGGCGCTACGATCGGCGATGTCGCCGCAGGCCTCTCCTACTCCGTCATTAAGAACGCACTCTTCAAAGTCATCAAGCTGCGTGACTACGACCAGATCGGCAAGTACATCGTGGTCCAGGGCGGCACCTTTATGAGTGACGCGACGCTGCGCGCCTTCGAACTTCTGACCGGCCGCAACGTGATCCGTCCGGATATCGCGGGCGACATGGGCGCTTACGGCGCCGCACTGCTCGCGCGTGACCGTGCGGGTAAGGATGGGGTGTCCACGATCCTCTCCCGTGAGGAAGTCGATAACCTGACCGTCAAGCACATGAACGTCCACTGCGGACGCTGCTCTAACCACTGCCTGCTCACAGTGAACATCTTCAACAACGGTCGCCGCTTTATCACGGGCAACCGCTGCGAGAAGGGCTCCGGCAAGCCGCTGAAGGAGCAGAGCGACGCCCCGAACCTGTTCGACTACAAGAACCATCTGCTCTTTGACCGTGAGTGCCTTGACCCGACGACCGCACCGCGCGGCACGGTTGGAATCCCCCGCGCACTCAACATGTACGAGAACTATCCGTTCTGGCATGCGTTCTTCACGACGCTCGGCTTCTCAGTGATCCTGTCTGACAAGACCACGAGGAAGACCTACGAGGCTGGTACGGAGTCGATGCCGTCTGAATCGGTGTGCTACCCGGCAAAGCTCTCCCACGGCCACATCATGAACCTTCTTGAGAAGGATCCTGACTTCATCTGGATGCCCTGCATCCGCTGGGAGCGTCAGGAGGACGACGGTGCGACCAACCACTACAACTGCCCGATCGTGATGAGCTATCCACAGTCGCTGGGCCTCAACATCGACGAGCTCTCTGATCCAAAGGTCGAATACCTCGACCCGTTCATCCCGTACGATAAGAAGGATGAGCTGAAGCGTAGACTCTACGATATCATCTCCGTCCAGCGTGAGAAGGACGCTGCTGCCGGCCATGGTCGCTTTAAAGGTCCGCACATCACGCGCAAGGAGATCGACCATGCTGTCAACGTCGCCTGGCAGGCAGATATCGATTTCAAGAACAGTATGCACCGCGCCGGTGACAAGACCTTAAGGTGGATCGAGGATCACGATGCTCACGGCATCGTCCTTGCAGGCCGTCCGTACCACAACGACGGCGAGATCAACCACGCAATTCCGGAGATGCTGCACGGCTTTGGCTTTGCAGTCTTGACTGAGGACTCCGTGGCCCACAAGGTGAAGCCTGAGCGCCCGATCCGCGTGATCGACCAATGGATGTTCCACTCCCGTCTGTACCGTGCCGCCCGCTTCGTCGCTGAGCGTAACGACCTCGACCTGATCCAGCTCCAGAGCTTCGGCTGTGGCCTCGATGCACTGACGACCGACGAGGTCCAGGAGATTCTGGAAGCCTCCGGCAAGATCTACACGGTCTTGAAGATCGACGAGGTCTCCAACCTGGGTGCCGCCCGCATCCGTGTCCGCTCACTCATGGCGGCACTGAAAGAGCAGCGTGCGCAGCTTGAGCGTGAAAACGAGGAGGGCAGGCTTCACGAGATCACCCCGATCGACGTTCACAGTGCGGATGGCTCACTGGAGAAGACGCGTAACACCGATCTGTCCAAACGTCCGCCGGTCTACCGTCCGTCCAAGTCTGCCGCCTTCCACAAGGTACACTACACCAAGGCGATGCAGGATCAGCGCTACACGATCCTGGCGCCGCAGATGTCACCGATGCACTTCGAGATCTGCGAGGCAGTGCTGCGCGCGGAGGGCTACAACGTCGTGCTGCTCCCGGGCGTCGACCACAAGGCAGTGGACATTGGCCTGAAGTACGTCAACAACGACATCTGCTACCCCTCAATTCTGGTCACCGGCCAGATCATGGAGGCTATCCTTTCAGGCAACTATGACCTGAAGCGTACCGCAGTACTCATCAGCCAGACTGGCGGTGGCTGCAGGGCTACCAACTACATCGCCCTGATCCGTAAGGCGTTGAAGGATTCTGGCCATGCGGACATCCCGGTCATCTCACTGACCGCTGCAACGAACCTGGACGAGGATAACCCGGGATTCAAGATCTTTAGGAATCCGCGTCTGCTCATCAAGGCCGTCTATGCGCTGCTCTACGGTGACTTACTGATGCAGTGCACCTACCGTGTGCGCCCGTACGAAGCTCAGAAGGGTTCCACAGACAAGCTCTATGACACCTATATGGACCGTGCGGAGATGCAGATTGCCCACGATGCGTCCTCAAAGCACTTCTATAAGCTCTGCGAGGATACGATCCGTGACTTCGATACGCTCCCGCTGGTGAACGACCGTCAGAAGCCGCGTGTCGGCGTCGTCGGGGAGATCCTGGTCAAGTTCCATCCGACTGCGAACAATCAGGTGGTCCGCCAGATCGAGGCAGAGGGCTGCGAAGCCAATGTCCCAGGACTTGTCGACTTCTTCCTGTTTGGTCTGTCCAACCAGATCAATATGAATCAGGAGCTTGGCACGAAGGCAACCGCGCGTATGACGCACAAGGCTGGCATCGACGTGATCGAAGGCATGAGAAAGCCGATCAACGAGATGCTCGCAAAGTCCGAGCGCTTTGAGCCCTATGGCTCCATCTGGGGCTTGGCTGGCAAGGCGAAGAAGGTGCTCTCTCTGTGCAACACGATGGGTGAGGGCTGGCTTCTGACCGCCGAGATGTGCGATCTGATCGAGTCCGGCACCCCGAACATCGTCGTGTGCTCACCGTTTGCGTGCCTGCCAAACCATGTGGTCGGCAAGTCTGTGATCAAGCGCCTGCGTCAGATGCATCCTGAGAGCAACATCGTCGCGGTCGACTACGACCCGGGTGCTTCTGAGGTGAACCAGCTCAACCGTATCAAGCTGATGATCTCCGTGGCTAAGGAGAACTTCAAGAACGGCCACGACAAGAGGTTCACGCTGAGGAATCCGGATGGGCCGACTGAGAAGTTTAGGTTTGCGACAGCTGGCAACAAGCACATCCGCCGTCCGGGTGAGCTGCAGGATTCTTTCGTCCGTGAGGGACCAGCAGGCGGTGCGGACTATGCCGAGTTCGGTGAGAGAACCGACGCCGACGGCGGTAAGACCTATGGCTACGGTGAGGGTGCCATCCACCTCACGAAAGAGCAACTTGAGAAGATCAGGGAAGCTCAGGAAGAGGCTGGTGTCCTAAAGTAGTGACCTAGGCTTACGCACATATCCGTATATAGATAAGGCCGGCTCGCTTGTACGTAAGCGAGCCGGCCTTTGCTATAGTGTGTGAAAAACAACTCGGCAGTCGTTCATGCCTGTCGAGTTTATCATCAACTACTGAGCGTTGTTGAGCGCCTTGTGGCCGAGGGCATCTGCTGCGAGCATTGCATTGGCGACAGCGTCCGGGGTGACCTCAAACGGCATGTTGTGTAGGGTGTCGTTGTCTGCACAGGCAAGCCTGGCGACCTCAAGGATACGGTCGTAGCTCGCATCAGTGACGCCGAGCTGCTTGAAGGTGACCGGAAGCCCCACTGCAACATCGAAGGAGAGGACCTGGTCGAGCTCAGGCGCATCTTCGAGGACCAACTGAGAGATGGTGCCAAAGGCGACTTTCTCACCATGATACATCCCATGCGTCTCAGGAAGTGCGGTCATCCCGTTGTGGATCGCATGGGCGCCGGCTAAACCTGCAGACTCAAAGCCCAGACCGGAGAGCAGGGTGTTGGTCTCAATGATGGTCTCGACGGCCTCCGAGCGGGCTCCTGCCTCGAGTGCGGTCTTCGCTTTGAGACCATCCCGCATCAAGTTGTCAAAGCAGAGTTTTGCGAGTCCCAGGGCTGCCGTGGTAGTGTGGCCACCGTTGCAGGTGATTGCGTCGGAGCGCTTGCAGGCGCGGGCCTCAAAGTAGGTGGCAAGGGCATCACCCATACCGGAGACGGTGAGTCTGAGTGGGCTCTTCGCAATGACCTCAGTGTCCATCAGGACGAGGTTCGGGTTCTGCTTGAAGTACTGGTACTCCTTAAACTGTCCTTCCGGAGTGTAGATGACCGAGAGTGCAGAGCAGGGGGCGTCGGTGGCGGCGATAGTGGGAACTACGACGACCGGGATGTCCTGCGCTGCCGCGACCGCTTTAGCGGAATCGCAGATCTTGCCACCGCCGATACCGACGATCACATCGCAGTTGCTCGTGTAGGCAAGCCCGGAGAGCCGGTCGATCTCATCCTGGGAGCACTCGCCGCCGAACTGGTCGACCACCGGTTTGATCTGAGCCTCGTCGAAGCTCGCTTTCAGGATGTCGGCGAAACGTTTGACGCCGCCCTTCGAGATAATCACCAGTGGGGTTGTACCGTAGGCCTCAACGTACGAGCCGAGGTTTTTGAGCTCACCGGATCCCTGAACGTACTTGCCAGGGCTGATAAACACACGTGCCATACCATCGTTCCTTTCTGCTGGATCATCGTCGATTCTAGTATAATCGTATCGTATGTAATATAAAAATAAATCAAAAGAAACTAATTATGGTTGTTAAATGACATCTTTACGGTTGTAGTGTGACGTCGCCGGAGCTCAGAATCAGCGGGTGATGCTCCAAAAAGATTGATTAATAATCTTTGTAAAAAATCAAGAAAAATTGTAGGAGTGATTGGAAATTCTCTCTGAACGGTATATGATAAGCCGTGTTTACAGTACAGGCCGTAAACAGTGAGAACCAACAGAACGTTCTCACGTACTTTGTTAAGGCTACGGAGGAATAGGTAGCCGATAGTTTCTTTTTTTGAGCGCAGAGTCGCTCCATGTTCACCCTTTTTGTATAACCGAAAAATTGAGAGGATTGTATTATGGCTAAGGCAGCAGAACTCAACTGGCAACGTCTACCGCTGGAGGGCGCCTGCAACGTTCGCGATTTGGGTGGCTATCCCGTTGGTATCCGGCAGACCAAGTGGCATGCTTTTTTACGTGGCGACAATCTGAGCCATCTGACTGAGGACGATGAGCAGTTCCTGTATGACTACGGGGTGCGTACCGTTATAGACTTACGATCTGATGAAGAGGTCAAACGAGAGCCTGACCAACTGGTTACGCGACCGGACCTGAGCTTCATTCACGTGGCGCTGGGCCAGACTGACTACTCTGATACCGAAGTGTTAAACGAGCTGCAGAAGAAGGTTCTGTCTCAGGGTTTTAAGATTGAGTCTGTCTACGACGATATCTTCGATAACACCAAAGCGTTGCGCGCGATCTTCCGTTCGATCGCAATGGAGCCTGAGGACACCGCGATCCTGTTCCACTGCAACGCGGGCAAAGACCGCTCCGGTATCATCGCAATGCTCCTGCTGATGCTTGCGGGCGTCTCCCGTGAGGACTGCATCGGCAACTATATCCTGTCCTATTCCAACATCTATGAGTCAAAAGAGGGGAAGGCCGAACTTGACCGCGCGCCTGAGGAGGTCCATGAGCTCGTGTATCTGATGCAGAACACGCTCGGTGGCTACATCTACGATACGATCGAGGCCCTCGGCGGCGCCCGTACCTTCCTGGAGGAGAAGTGCAATGTCTCCGACAAAGAGGTTGGTCGTGTAAAGCAGCGTCTGCTTTAGACGCTCATTGCTCGCGGTCGCGTGGCTTGGTATGGTGGGAAGGGTGAAATCATTTTTGATTGATTCGCTCTCCACCGTATCGATGTAAGGGGGCCGCTAGTGGCTCAAACAGGATATTCCGACGTCGTAGAACGCTTTTTGCGTATTGTCCAGATACCTTCACAGTCCGATGAATCCAATGCGGAGGTAACCCCTTCGACGAAGGCTCAGCACGCAATGGCCCAGGCACTCTACGAGGATCTGAAAAAGCTGGGCTGCGAGGATGCTACCGTCGATGAACACGCGTATGTCACTGCTTCATTCTCCGCTTCAAAGGGGGCAGAGGATCTGCCAGCACTCGGCTTGATCTCTCACATTGACACCTCACCGGATGCCCCTGCAGACCATATCCATCCGCACATCGTGCACTATGAGGGTGGGGATCTCGTTGCCGGTACCGCTAACGGGAAGGCGGTTGTCACCACACCAAAGCAGGTCCCCGACCTCGCGCAGTTTGTGGGTCAGGACATCATCTGCTCGGATGGCTCGACACTGCTGTCTGCAGACGATAAGGCGGGAGTTGCAGAGATCTGCTCACTGCTGCACCGGCTGTCTCAGAATCCTGAGCTGCCGCATCCGACCCTTAAGATCGCCTTTGTGCCGGATGAGGAGATTGGGCATGGAGCTTCTCTGCTGGATTTAAAGAAGTTCGGC encodes the following:
- a CDS encoding 2-hydroxyacyl-CoA dehydratase encodes the protein MTENIAAERNARYAMPLVQEEAELKPKSRVDFRHAQLRLGIDVGSTTVKLAVLDQNDHLVYANYERHHTDIKATAVQVFRKAQKVLRDAVMRVSITGSGGMLLAKWLGVEFVQEVIASKRAVETLIPETDAAIELGGEDAKIIYFDNGIEQRMNGTCAGGTGAFIDQMASLMETDAQGLNTLAKGAKNIYPIASRCGVFAKSDVQPLLNEGAAREDVAASIFQAVANQTISGLACGHPIRGYVAFLGGPLQYLSELRKRFYVTLKLDKEHRIVPKNAHLFVACGAALAGETDKRVTFQELIDQLESLRDVQGSEVARLDPLFKTKKDYQEFKSRHDQQVVPKGKLENYHGRVFIGIDAGSTTMKAAIVGEDGKLLYTWYGNNNGDVLGTARTIMDDIYDHLPEDCTIGHVTTTGYGEGILIEALQADDGEIETVAHLRGAKAFVPDVNFILDIGGQDMKCLQVHNGVIEHIALNESCSSGCGSFIANFADSMGMTVQEFAQAALKGKRPVDLGSRCTVFMNSRVKQAQKEGATIGDVAAGLSYSVIKNALFKVIKLRDYDQIGKYIVVQGGTFMSDATLRAFELLTGRNVIRPDIAGDMGAYGAALLARDRAGKDGVSTILSREEVDNLTVKHMNVHCGRCSNHCLLTVNIFNNGRRFITGNRCEKGSGKPLKEQSDAPNLFDYKNHLLFDRECLDPTTAPRGTVGIPRALNMYENYPFWHAFFTTLGFSVILSDKTTRKTYEAGTESMPSESVCYPAKLSHGHIMNLLEKDPDFIWMPCIRWERQEDDGATNHYNCPIVMSYPQSLGLNIDELSDPKVEYLDPFIPYDKKDELKRRLYDIISVQREKDAAAGHGRFKGPHITRKEIDHAVNVAWQADIDFKNSMHRAGDKTLRWIEDHDAHGIVLAGRPYHNDGEINHAIPEMLHGFGFAVLTEDSVAHKVKPERPIRVIDQWMFHSRLYRAARFVAERNDLDLIQLQSFGCGLDALTTDEVQEILEASGKIYTVLKIDEVSNLGAARIRVRSLMAALKEQRAQLERENEEGRLHEITPIDVHSADGSLEKTRNTDLSKRPPVYRPSKSAAFHKVHYTKAMQDQRYTILAPQMSPMHFEICEAVLRAEGYNVVLLPGVDHKAVDIGLKYVNNDICYPSILVTGQIMEAILSGNYDLKRTAVLISQTGGGCRATNYIALIRKALKDSGHADIPVISLTAATNLDEDNPGFKIFRNPRLLIKAVYALLYGDLLMQCTYRVRPYEAQKGSTDKLYDTYMDRAEMQIAHDASSKHFYKLCEDTIRDFDTLPLVNDRQKPRVGVVGEILVKFHPTANNQVVRQIEAEGCEANVPGLVDFFLFGLSNQINMNQELGTKATARMTHKAGIDVIEGMRKPINEMLAKSERFEPYGSIWGLAGKAKKVLSLCNTMGEGWLLTAEMCDLIESGTPNIVVCSPFACLPNHVVGKSVIKRLRQMHPESNIVAVDYDPGASEVNQLNRIKLMISVAKENFKNGHDKRFTLRNPDGPTEKFRFATAGNKHIRRPGELQDSFVREGPAGGADYAEFGERTDADGGKTYGYGEGAIHLTKEQLEKIREAQEEAGVLK
- a CDS encoding glycerol dehydrogenase, with the protein product MARVFISPGKYVQGSGELKNLGSYVEAYGTTPLVIISKGGVKRFADILKASFDEAQIKPVVDQFGGECSQDEIDRLSGLAYTSNCDVIVGIGGGKICDSAKAVAAAQDIPVVVVPTIAATDAPCSALSVIYTPEGQFKEYQYFKQNPNLVLMDTEVIAKSPLRLTVSGMGDALATYFEARACKRSDAITCNGGHTTTAALGLAKLCFDNLMRDGLKAKTALEAGARSEAVETIIETNTLLSGLGFESAGLAGAHAIHNGMTALPETHGMYHGEKVAFGTISQLVLEDAPELDQVLSFDVAVGLPVTFKQLGVTDASYDRILEVARLACADNDTLHNMPFEVTPDAVANAMLAADALGHKALNNAQ
- a CDS encoding tyrosine-protein phosphatase — protein: MAKAAELNWQRLPLEGACNVRDLGGYPVGIRQTKWHAFLRGDNLSHLTEDDEQFLYDYGVRTVIDLRSDEEVKREPDQLVTRPDLSFIHVALGQTDYSDTEVLNELQKKVLSQGFKIESVYDDIFDNTKALRAIFRSIAMEPEDTAILFHCNAGKDRSGIIAMLLLMLAGVSREDCIGNYILSYSNIYESKEGKAELDRAPEEVHELVYLMQNTLGGYIYDTIEALGGARTFLEEKCNVSDKEVGRVKQRLL